A single window of Granulicella mallensis MP5ACTX8 DNA harbors:
- a CDS encoding LysR family transcriptional regulator produces MELRHLRYFTAVADFGSLSAAAQRLNVSQSSVSEQMADLEAEIGGALLDRSSRRVQLTAEGHVFLEEARKTLRAAQRAVDLTRQSLHGEVGTLSIGFFLWGAGGFFPRIIREYRRTRPGIRLSLIEMRAVEQVAALEEGRIDVGLTRPLEPPFDRTLRSELLYRDPIVVAMRLDHPFAGRDVPVSLLQNQPLVLVDRNSNPFLFDGIVSLCAAEGFSPNIANTSSSWPGVLTLVESGEGIALVPAGMRHLRAKGISFSPLLPETLSLGLSVSWNPKNQGVALRDFLTLLRENRKRIQSSGGS; encoded by the coding sequence ATGGAATTACGTCATCTGCGTTACTTCACGGCGGTCGCTGATTTCGGAAGCCTCTCGGCGGCGGCCCAGCGGTTGAATGTCTCGCAGTCGTCTGTAAGCGAGCAGATGGCTGACCTCGAAGCCGAAATCGGCGGTGCTTTGCTCGACCGCTCCAGCCGCCGGGTGCAACTTACTGCAGAGGGCCACGTGTTCCTGGAGGAAGCCCGCAAGACGCTGCGAGCGGCGCAGCGTGCCGTTGACCTGACGCGGCAATCGCTGCACGGCGAAGTGGGAACGCTGTCGATAGGCTTCTTTCTGTGGGGTGCCGGAGGGTTCTTTCCGCGCATCATCCGCGAGTACCGGCGAACCCGCCCGGGGATTCGGCTTTCGCTGATCGAGATGCGCGCCGTAGAGCAGGTCGCCGCACTGGAGGAAGGCCGCATCGACGTGGGGCTGACGCGGCCGCTCGAGCCGCCGTTCGACCGCACGCTGCGCTCCGAGCTTCTGTACCGCGACCCCATCGTGGTGGCCATGCGCCTCGACCACCCATTTGCCGGACGGGATGTTCCGGTAAGCCTGTTGCAGAATCAACCACTGGTGTTGGTCGATCGCAACTCCAATCCATTTCTGTTCGACGGCATTGTCTCGCTGTGCGCGGCGGAGGGTTTTTCTCCGAACATCGCGAACACCTCGTCGTCGTGGCCTGGAGTGCTGACGCTGGTCGAGTCGGGAGAAGGCATCGCGCTGGTTCCGGCAGGCATGCGCCACCTGCGCGCCAAGGGAATTAGCTTCAGCCCCCTGCTACCGGAGACGCTGTCACTGGGGCTATCGGTATCGTGGAACCCGAAGAACCAAGGGGTAGCCTTGCGCGACTTCCTCACACTGCTGCGTGAAAACCGCAAGCGGATTCAGAGTAGCGGCGGCAGTTAG
- a CDS encoding GH39 family glycosyl hydrolase: protein MKLRSVALAAGVFLFSSSMLCLQAQEQEHIAIDAKAATTPFPHFWEQTFGSGRAILSLRESYRNDLRTVKQATNFQSVRFHGIFLDEVGLYDPDRQTKNPGLAAQAANDASIYNFSYIDQIYDGLLANGVKPFIELSFMPKKMASDPNALHAFWYHPNVSPPKDYATWDAMIHAFAEHLIKRYGVEEVATWKFEVWNEPNLDFWMGNPKQATYFELYDHTARTLKAVSPRLIVGGPSSAQAAWVAPFLAHVKEKNVPIDFVSTHVYANDTADNVFGTTEDIPRDKMVWRAVKNIHEEILNSAFPKLPLIFSEYGASYSNEPNVTDSTYMGPWMANNIRLCDGMTESMDYWTFSDVFEEQGVVRSPFYGGFGLLSADSIPKPSLNVFRTLHKLGDQRISVASESVLATTTANGGLTVALWDYAPPTGIGATYTMPTGPAGPAKTFDLELKNVPANASVQLWRVDDDHGNVLKAFDAMGRPSGDLTQEQVIKLRAAGEMAPAEHVRLKQGKLQVTVPAHGLALVVIER, encoded by the coding sequence TTGAAACTTCGCTCTGTTGCCCTGGCGGCGGGAGTGTTTCTTTTTTCGAGCTCCATGCTTTGCCTCCAGGCACAGGAGCAGGAACACATCGCCATCGATGCCAAGGCAGCGACCACACCCTTCCCTCATTTCTGGGAGCAGACGTTCGGCTCAGGCCGGGCCATTCTTTCGTTGCGCGAGAGCTATCGCAATGATCTCCGCACGGTGAAGCAGGCGACGAACTTTCAATCCGTGCGCTTCCACGGCATCTTCCTCGATGAGGTTGGACTCTACGACCCGGATCGTCAGACCAAAAACCCTGGCCTCGCCGCACAGGCTGCTAATGATGCTTCCATCTATAACTTCTCCTATATCGATCAAATCTATGATGGCCTGCTGGCGAATGGTGTGAAGCCCTTCATCGAGCTGAGCTTCATGCCGAAGAAGATGGCCTCCGATCCCAATGCGCTGCACGCGTTCTGGTATCACCCGAATGTGTCCCCACCGAAGGACTATGCCACCTGGGATGCCATGATCCATGCGTTTGCCGAACATCTCATCAAGCGCTATGGCGTTGAAGAAGTGGCCACATGGAAGTTTGAAGTATGGAACGAGCCCAACCTGGACTTCTGGATGGGGAATCCGAAGCAGGCCACCTACTTTGAACTCTACGACCACACAGCGCGCACCCTGAAGGCTGTCTCTCCGCGCCTGATCGTCGGAGGACCGTCTTCCGCGCAGGCCGCGTGGGTTGCACCTTTTCTCGCGCACGTGAAGGAGAAGAACGTTCCGATCGACTTTGTCTCGACCCACGTCTATGCCAACGATACGGCGGACAACGTGTTCGGTACGACTGAAGATATTCCGAGAGACAAGATGGTGTGGCGTGCTGTCAAAAACATCCACGAAGAGATCCTGAACTCGGCCTTTCCGAAGCTGCCGCTCATCTTCTCCGAGTACGGGGCCAGCTATTCCAATGAGCCGAATGTTACCGACTCCACCTATATGGGCCCGTGGATGGCGAACAATATTCGCCTGTGCGACGGCATGACCGAGAGCATGGACTACTGGACTTTCTCCGACGTCTTTGAGGAACAAGGTGTCGTGCGATCGCCCTTCTATGGCGGCTTTGGCCTGCTGTCTGCCGACAGCATTCCCAAGCCTTCGCTCAATGTCTTTCGCACGCTGCACAAGTTGGGTGACCAGCGCATCTCCGTGGCTTCAGAGTCAGTACTGGCGACGACTACAGCGAATGGTGGACTCACAGTTGCTCTATGGGACTACGCTCCTCCCACAGGAATAGGCGCTACCTATACGATGCCCACTGGACCCGCAGGACCGGCGAAGACGTTCGATCTTGAACTGAAGAACGTGCCAGCAAATGCCTCCGTTCAACTGTGGCGCGTGGACGATGATCACGGCAACGTGCTGAAGGCGTTTGACGCTATGGGACGTCCCTCTGGCGATCTCACCCAGGAACAGGTTATAAAGCTCCGTGCAGCCGGAGAGATGGCTCCTGCGGAACACGTACGCCTCAAACAAGGCAAACTACAGGTCACAGTTCCAGCGCATGGCCTGGCACTCGTGGTGATAGAAAGGTAA
- a CDS encoding glucoamylase family protein, translating to MERRTLLKLLAGSALLPQIPAFARTKKPNNTLTQEDDAFLDEMQRRGCLYFVEQAGAKTGQVLDRAASANTDGKRDPRLMASIAATGFGLSALCIAEKRGYQPRQKVIEQIRRTLHFHYEQMPHEHGFLYHFNDVEYGAAYIGSEVSSIDTALLLCGVLTARAHFHEDAEIKRLATALYERVDWPWMLNGGTTFSMGFSRGKFIQSRWAHYSELMMIYLLAMGSPTHPVEASAWDAFDRPKITYKDYTYIGAGDPLFVHQYSHAWFDFRGKRDKYANYFDNSVIATKAHEAFCLSLGKPYSPDYWGISASDSEHGYTAWGGPPGEGHIDGSVVPNAPAGSLPFLPADCLRVLRSLKEKYGEKAWGRYGFCDAFHPEAKWYDPDVLGIDLGIGVLMSENLRTGFVWETFARNPEVGVAMKKAGFRAV from the coding sequence ATGGAACGGCGCACATTACTAAAGTTACTTGCCGGATCGGCACTGTTACCGCAGATTCCAGCATTCGCACGCACGAAGAAGCCGAACAATACTCTTACCCAAGAGGATGACGCCTTCCTCGACGAGATGCAGCGGCGTGGCTGCCTGTATTTCGTCGAGCAGGCCGGAGCGAAGACCGGACAGGTGCTCGACCGGGCCGCGTCGGCTAATACCGACGGGAAACGAGACCCTCGCCTGATGGCCAGTATTGCGGCTACAGGCTTCGGTCTTTCGGCGTTATGCATCGCGGAAAAACGCGGCTATCAGCCTCGGCAGAAAGTCATAGAACAGATTCGCAGGACGCTGCACTTCCACTATGAGCAGATGCCCCACGAACATGGGTTTCTCTATCACTTCAACGATGTCGAATATGGCGCAGCTTACATCGGCAGTGAGGTCTCGTCGATCGACACCGCGCTCCTGCTGTGCGGCGTTCTGACGGCCCGGGCCCACTTCCATGAAGACGCCGAGATCAAACGGCTCGCAACAGCCCTTTATGAGCGCGTCGATTGGCCCTGGATGCTCAACGGAGGAACAACCTTCTCCATGGGCTTCTCTCGCGGCAAGTTCATCCAATCTCGTTGGGCCCATTACAGCGAACTGATGATGATCTATCTGCTCGCCATGGGTTCTCCGACACACCCTGTCGAAGCTTCAGCCTGGGACGCCTTTGATCGTCCGAAGATCACCTACAAGGACTACACCTACATCGGGGCGGGCGATCCGCTCTTCGTGCATCAGTACAGCCATGCGTGGTTCGACTTTCGCGGCAAGCGCGATAAGTATGCGAACTACTTCGATAACTCCGTCATCGCGACCAAAGCCCATGAGGCCTTCTGTCTTAGCCTGGGCAAGCCCTATTCGCCTGACTATTGGGGCATCAGTGCTTCGGACTCCGAGCACGGCTACACAGCATGGGGAGGGCCTCCGGGTGAGGGCCACATCGACGGCTCCGTCGTTCCCAATGCACCGGCAGGATCGCTTCCCTTCCTGCCAGCGGACTGTCTCCGCGTGCTGCGATCGCTGAAAGAGAAGTATGGGGAAAAGGCGTGGGGACGGTATGGGTTCTGCGATGCCTTTCATCCGGAGGCAAAATGGTATGACCCGGATGTGCTCGGCATCGACCTGGGGATCGGTGTGCTTATGTCCGAAAACCTGCGCACCGGTTTTGTCTGGGAGACCTTTGCGCGTAACCCGGAGGTTGGGGTGGCGATGAAGAAGGCGGGCTTTCGGGCTGTATAA
- a CDS encoding efflux RND transporter periplasmic adaptor subunit: MSTDINTEMTTPSTTQPGGSTPHYPPHPEPQRGLPEPKGIPTGVWLAVAILSIFLLAAIVYGLLSRAAAARHLEQTTKASSVPTISITHPAVLGMSSEIALPGNTQAYNDTPIYARTNGYLKQWFVDIGQHVKQGQLMAIIETPEVDEQLQVAQADLKSVQADLALANTTSERYQNLLKSDSVSKQETDVAVSGALAKQAAVDAAEANVRRLQQLQSFERVYAPFAGIVTVRNTDIGALIDSGSATTSSTAKELFRIAAIGKLRVYVAVPETYAPAIHDGGTAALTLDEYPGQEFTGTVVRNSSAIDQSSRTLNVEVDVENPDGKLLPGAYVFAHFKIPQQVRRLSVPANALLFRAEGLQVGIVRNGRVHLQRVTIGKDNGSTLEIATGLTAEDEIVLDPSDSLTEGQQVQIANTGTVTP; this comes from the coding sequence ATGTCGACCGACATCAACACCGAAATGACGACTCCCTCAACGACTCAGCCCGGGGGATCGACACCGCACTATCCCCCACATCCCGAGCCGCAGCGTGGCCTGCCGGAGCCAAAGGGTATTCCAACAGGCGTGTGGCTGGCCGTTGCCATCCTCTCTATCTTCCTGCTGGCGGCTATCGTCTATGGCCTGCTTTCGCGCGCTGCCGCGGCACGCCACCTGGAGCAGACGACAAAAGCCAGCTCCGTTCCGACGATCAGCATCACGCATCCGGCGGTACTGGGTATGAGCTCTGAGATCGCGCTCCCCGGCAACACGCAGGCCTACAACGACACGCCCATCTACGCGCGCACCAATGGCTATCTCAAGCAGTGGTTCGTCGATATCGGCCAGCACGTCAAGCAGGGCCAGCTCATGGCCATCATCGAGACGCCTGAGGTCGACGAGCAATTGCAAGTAGCGCAGGCGGATTTGAAGAGCGTACAGGCAGACCTCGCACTGGCGAATACGACCTCCGAACGCTACCAGAACCTGCTCAAGAGCGACTCGGTCTCCAAGCAGGAGACCGATGTCGCCGTCAGCGGCGCACTCGCTAAACAGGCCGCCGTAGACGCGGCTGAAGCCAACGTGCGGCGTCTGCAGCAACTGCAATCCTTTGAACGCGTCTATGCGCCCTTTGCCGGCATCGTTACGGTTCGCAATACGGATATCGGAGCCCTGATCGACTCAGGCTCGGCAACCACCAGCAGCACGGCCAAGGAGCTCTTCCGCATCGCCGCTATCGGCAAGCTCCGTGTCTACGTCGCAGTGCCGGAGACCTACGCTCCCGCCATTCACGACGGCGGTACCGCCGCGCTGACGCTCGACGAGTATCCCGGCCAGGAGTTCACCGGCACCGTTGTTCGTAATTCAAGCGCTATCGATCAGTCCTCCCGCACGCTGAACGTCGAGGTCGATGTCGAAAACCCCGATGGCAAGCTGCTGCCTGGCGCCTATGTCTTCGCGCACTTCAAGATCCCGCAGCAGGTGCGCCGACTCTCGGTGCCGGCCAACGCATTGCTGTTCCGCGCGGAAGGCCTGCAGGTTGGCATCGTGCGCAATGGCCGTGTTCATCTTCAGCGCGTCACGATCGGCAAGGACAACGGCAGCACCCTGGAGATTGCCACCGGCCTTACGGCTGAAGACGAGATCGTGCTCGACCCTTCGGACTCACTCACTGAAGGCCAGCAGGTGCAGATCGCGAATACCGGGACGGTGACGCCATGA
- a CDS encoding efflux RND transporter permease subunit, translating into MWIVRLALTRPYTFIVLALLILIAAPVVILRTPTDIFPNINIPVISIAWQYTGLNPEEMEGRLTSPYEKVLTTLVDNIEHIESTTINGQAIIKVYLQPGASLDTANAQVSAASEFQLRSLPPGILPPQIINFSASSVPILQLGLSGKDLSEQQLNDFGLNFIRPQLVTVPGAVVPSVYGGKQRSIMVNLDPRRLQAEGVSPVDVLNAMNQQNVVQPGGTAKIGSAEYDVRLNGSPLTVEGLENLPLKQVNGTTVYVHDVASVVDGSIPQTNIVRQDGHRGVLVSILKSGSASTLDVVKGEFALLPRIKSGLPSTLKITPIGDQSIFVRSSVNGVIREAVIAATLTGLMILLFLGSWRSTIIIAVSIPLSILTSIIVLGLVGQTINIMTLGGLALAVGILVDDATVTIENIERYLEEGHPLNEAILEGAAQISVPALVSTLCICIVFLPMFFLAGVARYLFVPLAEAVVFAMLASYMLSRTLVPTLAMYLLKAHDHHAPLSRNPLARFQRAFERVFERVRSTYESLLERLVTARRLFIPIFLGCCVLALLLVPTLGQNFFPATDNGSFILHVRGKTGMRIEETAKLCDLVEQSIRTTVPAGEMDNILDNIGLPYSTLNTQHATSGLFGASDGDILVSLKEDHHPTADYIRTLREKLPREFPGTVFYFLPSDIVTQILNFGLPAPIDVQIDGPDDVGNRKVADTILQQLRQVPGLVDLRLQQPDDYPVLNINVDRTKAAQGGYTQRDVGTSVLNILSGSTQLTPMFFLNYRNGVVYNIVAQTPQYQVQSLQDLQNIPVSAPGAKQPEILADVADFGRSTELPVISHYNIRRTLDIYGNVQDRDLGASARQVERIMDANRGSLAKGNFIRMRGQVETMRSSYTGLIFGLLFSIVLVYLLIVVNFQSWLDPFIIITALPAAIAGIVLFLFLTHTTLSVPALMGAIMCMGVATANSILVVSFAKERLNDTGDAIRSAIEAGATRFRPVAMTALAMIIGMIPMALGAGDGGEQNAPLGRAVIGGLGLATVATLIFVPAVFALLHGRDGAKAKPETAQEQATA; encoded by the coding sequence ATGTGGATTGTTCGACTTGCGCTGACTCGGCCCTACACGTTCATCGTGCTGGCTCTGCTCATCCTGATCGCGGCCCCGGTCGTGATTTTGCGTACCCCGACCGACATCTTTCCCAACATCAACATCCCGGTCATCTCCATTGCCTGGCAGTACACGGGACTGAATCCGGAAGAGATGGAAGGGCGCCTGACCTCGCCGTACGAAAAGGTGCTCACCACGCTGGTGGACAACATCGAGCACATCGAGTCGACCACCATCAACGGCCAGGCGATCATCAAGGTTTACCTGCAGCCGGGTGCTTCGCTGGACACGGCGAACGCCCAGGTCTCGGCGGCCTCTGAGTTCCAGCTCCGCTCGCTGCCACCGGGAATTCTGCCTCCACAGATCATCAACTTCTCCGCATCGAGCGTTCCGATCCTTCAGCTTGGCCTCTCCGGCAAGGATCTATCCGAGCAACAGTTAAACGACTTCGGCCTCAACTTCATCCGGCCGCAGTTAGTAACGGTTCCCGGCGCCGTCGTTCCGAGCGTCTACGGCGGCAAACAAAGATCGATCATGGTCAACCTCGATCCCAGACGGCTGCAGGCCGAAGGGGTCTCGCCTGTCGACGTGCTCAACGCGATGAACCAGCAGAACGTCGTTCAACCCGGAGGCACCGCCAAGATCGGCTCCGCGGAGTACGACGTCCGGCTCAATGGCTCTCCTCTCACCGTCGAGGGCCTGGAGAACCTTCCGCTTAAACAAGTGAATGGAACGACGGTCTACGTGCATGACGTCGCCAGCGTCGTTGACGGAAGCATTCCGCAGACCAATATCGTTCGCCAGGACGGGCATCGCGGCGTACTCGTCTCCATCCTCAAGTCCGGCTCTGCTTCTACGCTGGACGTCGTCAAAGGCGAATTCGCTCTTCTGCCTCGTATCAAGTCTGGCCTGCCCTCGACCCTCAAGATCACTCCCATCGGCGACCAATCGATCTTCGTGCGCTCCTCGGTGAATGGCGTTATCCGCGAAGCGGTCATCGCGGCGACGCTCACCGGACTGATGATCCTGCTGTTCCTCGGCTCGTGGCGTTCCACGATCATCATTGCAGTCTCCATTCCTCTTTCGATCCTGACCTCGATCATCGTCCTTGGCCTGGTGGGACAGACGATCAACATCATGACGCTTGGCGGCCTGGCGCTTGCCGTGGGTATCCTCGTCGACGATGCCACTGTGACGATCGAAAACATCGAGCGCTACCTGGAAGAGGGCCACCCACTGAACGAGGCCATCCTCGAAGGCGCAGCGCAGATCTCGGTGCCCGCATTGGTGTCCACGCTCTGTATCTGCATTGTGTTTCTGCCGATGTTCTTTCTCGCGGGCGTGGCGCGCTACCTGTTCGTTCCGCTGGCCGAGGCCGTCGTCTTCGCGATGCTCGCGTCCTACATGCTCTCGCGAACCCTGGTGCCGACGCTGGCGATGTATCTGCTGAAGGCCCACGATCACCACGCGCCCCTCTCGCGCAATCCTCTTGCGCGCTTTCAGCGGGCCTTCGAACGTGTCTTTGAGCGCGTGCGCTCCACCTATGAGTCTCTGCTGGAACGGCTCGTCACAGCCCGCAGACTGTTCATCCCGATCTTCCTCGGCTGCTGCGTGCTTGCCCTGCTGCTGGTTCCTACCCTCGGCCAGAACTTCTTTCCCGCAACCGATAACGGCTCGTTCATTCTGCATGTTCGCGGCAAGACCGGCATGCGTATTGAAGAGACAGCCAAGCTCTGCGATCTCGTCGAGCAGTCCATCCGCACCACCGTGCCCGCAGGCGAGATGGATAACATCCTCGACAACATCGGCCTGCCCTACTCGACCCTGAACACGCAGCACGCCACCAGTGGTCTGTTCGGAGCATCTGACGGCGACATCCTCGTCTCGCTGAAGGAAGATCACCACCCCACCGCCGATTACATTCGTACGCTACGCGAAAAACTTCCCCGGGAGTTCCCCGGAACGGTCTTCTACTTCCTGCCCTCCGATATCGTCACGCAGATTCTGAACTTCGGCCTGCCTGCTCCCATCGATGTGCAGATCGACGGGCCCGATGACGTGGGCAATCGTAAGGTAGCCGATACCATCCTGCAGCAGTTGCGGCAGGTACCGGGCCTTGTCGACCTGCGTCTGCAACAGCCCGATGACTACCCCGTGCTCAACATCAACGTGGACCGTACCAAGGCGGCACAGGGCGGCTATACGCAGCGCGATGTGGGCACTTCGGTGCTCAACATCCTCTCGGGCTCCACGCAGCTCACGCCAATGTTCTTCCTCAACTATCGCAACGGTGTGGTCTACAACATCGTGGCCCAGACGCCGCAGTACCAGGTGCAGTCGCTGCAGGATCTGCAGAACATTCCCGTCTCCGCGCCAGGCGCGAAGCAGCCGGAGATTCTGGCGGACGTCGCTGACTTTGGACGCTCCACAGAGTTGCCCGTCATCAGCCACTACAACATTCGCCGCACGCTGGACATCTACGGCAACGTGCAGGACCGCGACCTGGGCGCGTCGGCACGGCAGGTGGAGCGCATCATGGATGCCAATCGCGGCTCGCTCGCGAAGGGCAACTTCATTCGTATGCGCGGCCAGGTGGAGACGATGCGGAGCTCCTACACCGGCCTGATCTTCGGCCTGCTGTTCTCGATCGTTCTCGTCTACCTGCTGATCGTGGTGAACTTCCAGTCGTGGCTCGATCCCTTCATCATCATCACGGCGCTGCCTGCTGCAATCGCCGGCATCGTACTGTTTCTCTTCCTCACGCACACCACGCTGTCGGTGCCCGCGCTGATGGGAGCCATCATGTGCATGGGTGTGGCGACGGCCAACTCGATTCTCGTGGTCTCGTTCGCGAAGGAGAGACTCAATGACACCGGCGACGCCATCCGCTCGGCTATCGAAGCCGGCGCGACGCGCTTCCGCCCTGTTGCCATGACGGCGCTCGCAATGATCATCGGCATGATTCCGATGGCACTCGGCGCAGGCGATGGCGGAGAGCAGAATGCGCCACTTGGCCGCGCCGTCATTGGCGGTCTGGGCCTTGCGACTGTCGCCACGCTGATCTTCGTTCCCGCCGTCTTCGCGTTGCTGCATGGACGCGACGGCGCTAAAGCAAAGCCTGAAACCGCACAGGAACAAGCCACCGCCTAG
- a CDS encoding GH39 family glycosyl hydrolase codes for MATSVFTGFKVQAQEQIQIDATAPTTPFPHFWEQMFGSGRAILSLRESYRDDLVAVKQVTDFRYVRFHAILHDEVGVYNEDEHGNPVYNFTYVNQIYDGLLKNGVKPVVEISFMPKKLAFNPDALHPFWYKQNVSPPKSMERWDDLMKAFAQNLVDRYGIDEVSTWYFEVWNEPNIDFWGGIPRQESYFDLYAHTARALKAVDPRLRVGGPATAAAAWIPDFLKYTAENHVPVDFVSSHGYDDEPVERLLGKDQPLRDKDVREEDRTCAAATKVRHQIDASAMPHLPLLWTEWNVPGQDQLRDTAYVGPALAEAVRTCDGVTDYLSFWTFSDVFEEGGPATKPFEGQFGLRAAGGINKPSFYDFALLHKLGTQRIANPSQDVIVTKLANGSLEIAVWNLPDPGKAPQPRQITLAIQGVKKNAQVSIAQVDDEHSNTLNSYAKLGSPRYPKPAQVEQMNRETALTPPEHRSLTNGSLSLELGKNALVLIEVRP; via the coding sequence ATGGCTACAAGCGTATTCACAGGTTTTAAAGTTCAAGCCCAGGAACAGATACAGATCGACGCTACGGCGCCAACAACACCCTTCCCTCACTTCTGGGAACAGATGTTCGGCTCAGGACGAGCCATTCTTTCGCTGCGCGAGAGTTATCGCGACGATCTGGTCGCAGTAAAGCAAGTTACTGATTTTCGTTATGTGCGCTTTCATGCCATCCTGCACGATGAGGTCGGTGTCTATAACGAGGATGAGCATGGCAACCCGGTCTATAACTTCACCTATGTCAATCAGATCTATGACGGCCTACTAAAGAATGGCGTGAAGCCTGTAGTCGAGATCAGCTTTATGCCGAAGAAGCTGGCCTTCAATCCAGATGCGTTGCATCCCTTCTGGTACAAGCAGAATGTCTCGCCACCAAAGAGCATGGAGCGCTGGGACGACCTGATGAAGGCGTTCGCGCAGAACCTGGTGGACCGCTACGGCATCGATGAAGTTTCAACCTGGTACTTCGAAGTATGGAATGAACCGAACATCGATTTCTGGGGCGGTATCCCGCGGCAGGAATCGTACTTCGATCTGTACGCCCACACCGCACGTGCGTTGAAAGCTGTAGATCCTCGTCTTCGCGTAGGCGGCCCGGCAACGGCGGCTGCGGCCTGGATTCCAGACTTCCTGAAGTACACGGCGGAGAACCATGTACCGGTAGACTTCGTCTCCTCGCATGGTTACGACGATGAGCCCGTCGAACGCCTCCTCGGTAAGGACCAACCGCTGCGTGACAAGGACGTTCGTGAAGAAGACCGTACCTGCGCCGCAGCAACAAAGGTGCGCCACCAGATCGATGCTTCAGCGATGCCACATCTGCCCCTGCTCTGGACGGAGTGGAACGTTCCCGGCCAAGATCAACTGCGCGACACAGCCTACGTTGGACCGGCGCTGGCCGAGGCTGTTCGCACCTGCGATGGCGTGACCGACTATCTCTCCTTCTGGACTTTTTCCGATGTGTTTGAAGAAGGCGGCCCCGCAACGAAGCCGTTCGAAGGCCAGTTTGGACTGCGAGCCGCCGGCGGTATCAATAAGCCGAGCTTCTACGACTTCGCACTCTTACACAAACTAGGGACGCAGCGCATCGCTAATCCATCGCAGGATGTGATTGTCACGAAGCTGGCAAATGGCTCCCTGGAGATTGCCGTCTGGAATCTGCCTGACCCAGGAAAGGCTCCTCAACCCAGGCAGATAACGCTAGCCATTCAAGGGGTAAAGAAGAACGCGCAGGTTTCGATTGCGCAAGTCGATGACGAGCACAGCAACACACTCAACTCCTATGCGAAGCTAGGCAGCCCTCGCTATCCCAAGCCCGCGCAGGTAGAGCAGATGAATCGCGAGACCGCGCTCACTCCCCCTGAACACCGTTCTCTTACCAATGGGAGCCTCTCGCTCGAACTTGGGAAGAATGCGCTCGTACTGATCGAAGTCCGGCCATAA